Proteins encoded by one window of Octopus bimaculoides isolate UCB-OBI-ISO-001 chromosome 4, ASM119413v2, whole genome shotgun sequence:
- the LOC106883114 gene encoding arylsulfatase J gives MGLLNSSRCNMTSYAIYIWIFILLLKCVTAAKRPNIIIIVADDLGWNDVSFHGSNQIPTKNIDSLASEGIILNNYYVSPICTPTRSALMTGRHPIHTGMQHGVICSSQTYGLPLNETLMPEYLNKLGYTSHIVGKWHLGFISEDYTPTKRGFSSHFGYWLGAESYYLHLAGRGDYLGYDFHRNLDVAKDALGHYSTEIFTQEAVKIIKNHNETKPLFLYLPYQAVHSSSIQPYLEAPEKYTKRFPNISNKQRKLFAGMVAALDDGVGEVVNALKSSGMYDNSIILFSTDNGGPANGYNENAASNWPLRGMKNTLWEGGVRGVGFLHSPLLKKNGYISEQMVHVCDWLPTLYSAAGGNPDEEPRMKNLDGYDLWSMLSNNGKSVRTEILHNIDPIRKFAAIRVNNYKLLIGHVASRGNWYPPYNESERYLSNEFDDWFSQDNDFPVKMITHPKTVRVNCGGPKPPDAFHNCDDFKKPCLFNIASDPCEYHNVADQNPEILKYLMKRLLKYEATMVPPGNKPQDPAGFPIHHNGIWTPWLK, from the exons ATGGGACTGTTAAATTCTTCACG TTGTAACATGACTTCATATGCTATCTATATTTGGATCTTTATCCTGCTACTGAAGTGTGTCACTGCTGCCAAAAgaccaaatattattattattgtagctgATGATTTG GGTTGGAATGATGTGAGCTTTCATGGATCAAACCAAATACCGACAAAAAATATAGATTCTTTGGCTTCTGAAGGTATAATTTTGAATAATTACTATGTTTCACCAATCTGCACGCCAACACGAAGCGCTCTGATGACTGGACGGCATCCAATCCATACAG GTATGCAACATGGGGTAATTTGTAGCTCTCAAACATATGGTTTACCATTGAATGAAACACTTATGCCTGAATATCTAAATAAACTTGGATATACTTCTCATATTGTTGGAAAG tgGCATCTTGGTTTTATATCTGAAGATTATACCCCTACAAAGCGTGGCTTCAGTTCTCACTTTGGTTACTGGTTGGGTGCAGAAAGTTATTACCTCCATCTTGCTGGTAGAGGT gaTTACCTTGGTTATGACTTTCATAGGAATTTGGATGTAGCGAAAGATGCTCTTGGCCATTATTCAACTGAAATCTTTACTCAAGAGGCTGTAAAGATCATAAAAAATCATAATGAAACAAAG CCACTTTTTTTGTACCTCCCTTACCAAGCTGTACACAGTTCAAGTATTCAACCTTATTTAGAAGCacctgaaaaatatacaaaaagatttCCAAATATCTCAAATAAGCAACGGAAGCTTTTTGCAG GAATGGTGGCAGCTTTAGATGATGGAGTCGGTGAAGTGGTCAATGCATTGAAGTCTTCTGGTATGTACGACAATTCTATCATCCTGTTCTCTACAGACAATGGTGGACCAGCAAATGGCTATAATGAAAATGCAGCATCTAACTGGCCTTTACG AGGAATGAAAAATACTTTGTGGGAAGGTGGTGTCCGTGGAGTTGGATTTCTTCACAGCCCATTGTTAAAGAAGAACGGTTATATCAGTGAACAGATGGTACATGTGTGTGACTGGCTTCCAACACTATACAGTGCAGCTGGAGGAAATCCTGATGAGGAGCCTCGGATGAAAAACCTCGATGGTTATGATCTATGGAGTATGCTTTCAAATAATGGAAAGAGTGTAAGAACAGAAATTCTGCATAACATTGATCCAATAAGAAAATTTGCAGCCATAAGAGTCAATAACTACAAGCTTTTGATTGGCCATGTTGCCTCTCGAGGTAATTGGTATCCACCATACAATGAAAGTGAGAGATATTTATCAAATGAATTTGATGACTGGTTTTCTCAAGATAATGATTTCCCAGTCAAAATGATAACCCATCCAAAAACAGTAAGAGTAAATTGTGGGGGACCAAAACCTCCAGATGCATTCCATAATTGTGATGATTTCAAAAAACCATGTCTTTTTAACATTGCTTCTGACCCTTGTGAATACCACAACGTAGCTGACCAAAACCCAgagattttgaaatatctaatgAAGAGGCTTTTAAAATATGAAGCAACCATGGTGCCACCTGGAAACAAGCCTCAGGATCCAGCTGGTTTTCCAATACATCACAATGGTATCTGGACCCCatggttaaaataa